CGCGGCGGAGCTGGTCCGATGAGCGCCGACCCGCAGGTCCGGGTCCTGGTGGTGGACGACCAGGACCTGGTCCGGGAGGGGATCGCCTCGCTGCTGGACATCCAGCCGGGCATCAGCGTGGTCGGCACCGCCGCCGACGGCCACCAGGCCGTCGACGCCGCGGTGGCCCACCGGCCGGACGTCGCGCTGGTGGACATCCGGATGCCGGGCCTGGACGGTATCGGGACCGTCGAGGCGATCACCGCGAGAGTGCCCGGCTGCCGGGTGGTCATGCTCACCACCTTCGACGACCAGGAGTACGTCGCCCGGGCGCTCCGGGCGGGCGCGGTCGGCTACCTGCTGAAGAACCTGCCCTCGGCCGAACTCGCCCGCGCGGTGGGCCTGGTGCACGCCGGGGTGGCCCAGTTCGACGCCTCGGTGATCAGCCGGCTGGCCACTGCTCTGGCCGCTCCGCCACCGCCGGCACCAATGCCGCCGGCGCAACAGGCACTGACCGCACGAGAGTTGGAGGTGCTCCGGCTGATCGCCACCG
This genomic interval from Kitasatospora gansuensis contains the following:
- a CDS encoding response regulator transcription factor, with the protein product MSADPQVRVLVVDDQDLVREGIASLLDIQPGISVVGTAADGHQAVDAAVAHRPDVALVDIRMPGLDGIGTVEAITARVPGCRVVMLTTFDDQEYVARALRAGAVGYLLKNLPSAELARAVGLVHAGVAQFDASVISRLATALAAPPPPAPMPPAQQALTARELEVLRLIATGAANREIATRLYVSEGTVKNHISRILGRLNLRDRTQAALYARDHGLLE